In Neoarius graeffei isolate fNeoGra1 chromosome 17, fNeoGra1.pri, whole genome shotgun sequence, a single window of DNA contains:
- the prpf8 gene encoding pre-mRNA-processing-splicing factor 8, whose amino-acid sequence MAAAFPYRGVPGGMPPGVPPPAPVPVPDYMTEEKLQEKARKWQQLQAKRYSEKRKFGFVDAQKEDMPPEHVRKIIRDHGDMTNRKFRHDKRVYLGALKYMPHAVLKLLENMPMPWEQIRDVPVLYHITGAISFVNEIPWVIEPVYIAQWGTMWIMMRREKRDRRHFKRMRFPPFDDEEPPLDYADNILDVEPLEAIQMELDPEEDSSVAEWFYEHQPLKDATKYVNGTTYRRWQFSLPMMSTLYRLANQLLTDLVDRNYFYLFDLKAFFTSKALNMAIPGGPKFEPLVRDLNLQDEDWNEFNDINKIIIRQPIRTEYKIAFPYLYNNLPHHVHLTWYHTPNVVFIKTEDPDLPAFYFDPLINPISHRHSVKSQEPLPDDDEEFELPEYVEPFLKETPLYTDNTANGIALLWAPRPFNLRSGRTRRAIDVPLIKNWYREHCPAGQPVKVRVSYQKLLKYYVLNALKHRPPKAQKKRYLFRSFKATKFFQSTKLDWVEVGLQVCRQGYNMLNLLIHRKNLNYLHLDYNFNLKPVKTLTTKERKKSRFGNAFHLCREVLRLSKLVVDSHVQYRLGNVDAFQLADGLQYIFAHVGQLTGMYRYKYKLMRQIRMCKDLKHLIYYRFNTGPVGKGPGCGFWAPGWRVWLFFMRGITPLLERWLGNLLARQFEGRHSKGVAKTVTKQRVESHFDLELRAAVMHDILDMMPEGIKQNKARTILQHLSESWRCWKANIPWKVPGLPTPIENMILRYVKAKADWWTNTAHYNRERIRRGATVDKTVCKKNLGRLTRLYLKAEQERQHNYLKDGPYITAEEAVAIYTTTVHWLESRRFSPIPFPPLSYKHDTKLLILALERLKEAYSVKSRLNQSQREELGLIEQAYDNPHEALSRIKRHLLTQRAFKEVGIEFMDLYSHLVPVYDVEPLEKITDAYLDQYLWYEADKRRLFPPWIKPADTEPPPLLVYKWCQGINNLQDVWETTEGECNVMLESRYEKMYEKIDLTLLNRLLRLIVDHNIADYMTAKNNVVINYKDMNHTNSYGIIRGLQFASFIVQYYGLVMDLLVLGLHRASEMAGPPQMPNDFLSFQDSATESAHPIRLYCRYIDRIHMFFRFSADEARDLIQRYLTEHPDPNNENIVGYNNKKCWPRDARMRLMKHDVNLGRAVFWDIKNRLPRSVTTVQWENSFVSVYSKDNPNLLFNMCGFECRILPKCRTSYEEFTHKDGVWNLQNEVTKERTAQCFLRVDDESMQRFHNRVRQILMASGSTTFTKIVNKWNTALIGLMTYFREAVVNTQELLDLLVKCENKIQTRIKIGLNSKMPSRFPPVVFYTPKELGGLGMLSMGHVLIPQSDLRWSKQTDVGITHFRSGMSHEEDQLIPNLYRYIQPWESEFIDSQRVWAEYALKRQEAIAQNRRLTLEDLEDSWDRGIPRINTLFQKDRHTLAYDKGWRVRTDFKQYQVLKQNPFWWTHQRHDGKLWNLNNYRTDMIQALGGVEGILEHTLFKGTYFPTWEGLFWEKASGFEESMKWKKLTNAQRSGLNQIPNRRFTLWWSPTINRANVYVGFQVQLDLTGIFMHGKIPTLKISLIQIFRAHLWQKIHESIVMDLCQVFDQELDALEIETVQKETIHPRKSYKMNSSCADILLFASYKWNVSRPSLLADSKDVMDSTTTQKYWIDIQLRWGDYDSHDIERYARAKFLDYTTDNMSIYPSPTGVLIAIDLAYNLHSAYGNWFPGSKPLIQQAMAKIMKANPALYVLRERIRKGLQLYSSEPTEPYLSSQNYGELFSNQIIWFVDDTNVYRVTIHKTFEGNLTTKPINGAIFIFNPRTGQLFLKIIHTSVWAGQKRLGQLAKWKTAEEVAALIRSLPVEEQPKQIIVTRKGMLDPLEVHLLDFPNIVIKGSELQLPFQACLKVEKFGDLILKATEPQMVLFNLYDDWLKTISSYTAFSRLILILRALHVNNDRAKVILKPDKTTITEPHHIWPTLTDEEWIKVEVQLKDLILADYGKKNNVNVASLTQSEIRDIILGMEISAPSQQRQQIAEIEKQTKEQSQLTATQTRTVNKHGDEIITSTTSNYETQTFSSKTEWRVRAISAANLHLRTNHIYVSSDDIKETGYTYILPKNVLKKFICISDLRAQIAGYLYGTSPPDNPQVKEIRCIVMVPQWGTHQTVHLPNQLPQHEYLKEMEPLGWIHTQPNESPQLSPQDVTTHAKVMADNPSWDGEKTIIITCSFTPGSCTLTAYKLTPSGYEWGRQNTDKGNNPKGYLPSHYERVQMLLSDRFLGFFMVPGQVSWNYNFMGVRHDPNMKYELQLSNPKEFYHEVHRPSHFLNFASLQEGEIYNADREDMYA is encoded by the exons ATGGCAGCTGCGTTTCCTTACAGAGGGGTCCCAGGTGGGATGCCACCAGGTgttcctcctcctgctcctgttCCTGTTCCTGACTACATGACTGAGGAGAAACTGCAAGAAAAAG caAGAAAATGGCAACAGCTGCAGGCGAAGCGCTACTCGGAGAAGAGGAAATTCGGTTTTGTGGATGCTCAGAAAGAGGACATGCCTCCTGAGCATGTGCGCAAAATTATCAGGGACCACGGAGACATGACCAACAGGAAATTCCGACATGACAAAAGAGTCTACCTTGG GGCTCTGAAATACATGCCTCATGCGGTGCTCAAGCTACTAGAGAACATGCCCATGCCCTGGGAGCAGATCAGAGATGTACCAGTGCTTTACCACATCACAGGAGCTATTTCCTTCGTGAATGAAATTCCTTGGGTCATTGAGCCTGTCTACATTGCACAGTGGGG tacGATGTGGATCATGATGCGACGTGAGAAAAGAGACAGGCGACACTTCAAACGCATGCGTTTCCCTCCCTTCGATGATGAAGAGCCTCCCCTGGATTATGCAGATAACATCCTTGATGTGGAGCCTCTGGAGGCCATTCAGATGGAGCTGGACCCTGAGGAGGACAGCTCGGTGGCAGAGTGGTTTTACGAGCATCAGCCCCTGAAGGATGCAACAAA GTATGTGAATGGAACTACATACAGGCGTTGGCAGTTCAGTTTGCCCATGATGTCTACACTGTATCGTTTGGCCAATCAGCTGCTTACTGATTTGGTGGATAGAAACTACTTTTACCTGTTTGACCTCAAGGCTTTCTTCACGTCAAAAGCACTGAACATGGCCATTCCTGGAGGACCCAAATTTGAACCCTTAGTCAGAGACCTCAATCTACA GGATGAAGACTGGAATGAGTTTAATGACATCAACAAGATCATCATCAGACAGCCTATTAGGACAGAGTACAAGATTGCTTTCCCATACTTGTACAACAACCTTCCCCATCATGTGCACCTCACTTG GTACCACACACCTAATGTGGTGTTCATCAAGACAGAGGATCCTGATCTGCCTGCCTTCTACTTCGACCCACTCATCAATCCCATCTCTCACAGGCACTCTGTTAAA AGCCAGGAGCCTCTgcctgatgatgatgaggagtttGAACTTCCTGAGTATGTGGAGCCTTTCCTCAAAGAGACACCTCTGTATACTGACAACACAGCCAACGGAATCGCCTTATTGTGGGCACCTCGACCGTTCAACTTGCGGTCAGGGAGAACCCGTCGTGCCATCGATGTTCCTCTCATCAAGAACTG gtACCGTGAGCATTGCCCTGCAGGGCAGCCTGTAAAAGTACGTGTCTCTTATCAGAAGCTTCTGAAGTACTATGTGCTCAATGCTCTGAAGCACAGACCACCCAAAGCACAGAAGAAGAG GTACCTTTTCCGTTCTTTCAAGGCCACCAAATTCTTTCAGTCCACAAAGCTGGACTGGGTGGAGGTGGGACTCCAGGTTTGCCGGCAAGGTTACAACATGCTGAACCTGCTGATTCACAGGAAGAACCTCAACTACCTGCACTTGGACTATAACTTCAACTTGAAGCCTGTGAAAACCCTCACCACAAAA GAGCGTAAGAAATCCCGTTTTGGGAATGCGTTCCACTTGTGTCGTGAGGTTCTTCGTCTGAGCAAACTGGTTGTGGATAGCCACGTGCAGTACAGACTGGGGAATGTTGACGCGTTCCAG TTGGCAGATGGACTGCAGTATATCTTTGCTCATGTTGGTCAGCTGACTGGCATGTATCGCTACAAGTACAAGCTGATGAGACAGATCAGGATGTGCAAGGACTTGAAACATCTCATTTATTATCGCTTCAACACA GGTCCAGTTGGGAAAGGTCCAGGTTGTGGGTTCTGGGCTCCAGGATGGAGAGTGTGGCTCTTCTTCATGAGGGGCATCACTCCTCTGCTGGAGAGGTGGCTTGGCAACCTGTTGGCCAGGCAGTTTGAag GTCGGCACTCCAAGGGAGTTGCAAAGACTGTGACTAAACAGCGTGTAGAGTCTCATTTTGACCTGGAGCTGAGAGCAGCTGTGATGCATGACATCCTGGATATGATGCCTGAGGGAATCAAACAGAACAAGGCCAGGACCATACTGCAGCATCTCAGTGAGTCCTGGAGGTGCTGGAAGGCCAACATTCCCTGGAAG gttCCAGGGCTTCCCACCCCCATTGAAAACATGATCTTGAGATACGTCAAGGCCAAAGCTGACTGGTGGACCAACACAGCGCATTACAACCGAGAGCGAATCAGGCGAGGAGCAACTGTGGACAAAACAGTCTGCAAGAAAAACCTTGGCCGCCTCACACGACTCTACCTGAAGGCTGAGCAGGAGAGACAACACAACTACCTAAAG GATGGACCGTACATCACTGCTGAAGAGGCGGTGGCTATCTACACCACCACAGTGCACTGGCTGGAGAGTCGACGCTTCTCCCCAATTCCCTTTCCCCCTCTCTCATACAAACATGACACCAAGCTGCTCATCCTGGCTCTGGAGAGGCTCAAAGAGGCTTACAG TGTGAAGTCAAGGTTGAATCAGTCCCAACGTGAAGAATTGGGTCTGATCGAGCAAGCATATGATAATCCTCACGAGGCTCTGTCCAGGATCAAGCGTCATCTTCTCACTCAGAGAGCATTTAAAGAG GTGGGCATTGAGTTTATGGACCTGTACAGTCACCTAGTGCCTGTGTATGATGTGGAGCCTCTGGAGAAGATCACAGACGCTTACCTGGACCAGTACTTGTGGTATGAGGCTGACAAGCGCAGACTTTTCCCACCTTGGATCAAACCTGCTGACACAGAGCCACCTCCACTACTGGTATACAAATGGTGTCAAG gaatcaACAACCTGCAAGATGTGTGggagaccacagagggagagtgtAATGTCATGCTGGAGTCACGCTATGAGAAGATGTATGAAAAAATTGACTTGACGCTGCTTAACAGGCTTCTGCGTCTGATTGTCGACCACAACATTGCTGATTACATGACGGCAAAGAACAatgtggtcatcaactacaag GACATGAACCACACCAACTCGTACGGCATCATCAGGGGCCTGCAGTTTGCCTCCTTCATTGTGCAGTACTATGGCCTGGTGATGGACCTGCTCGTTCTGGGTCTTCACCGTGCCAGCGAGATGGCTGGACCTCCACAGATGCCCAACGATTTCCTCAGCTTCCAGGACAGTGCTACAGAGAGTGCCCACCCCATTCGCCTGTACTGCAGATACATCGACCGCATCCACATGTTCTTCAG GTTTTCTGCTGATGAGGCCAGGGATCTGATCCAGCGCTACCTTACTGAACACCCCGATCCCAACAATGAGAACATTGTAGGCTACAACAATAAGAAGTGCTGGCCTAGAGATGCTAGGATGAGGCTGATGAAGCATGATGTTAACTT GGGCCGTGCTGTGTTCTGGGACATCAAGAATCGCCTTCCTCGCTCTGTGACCACGGTGCAGTGGGAGAACAGCTTTGTGTCAGTATACAGTAAAGACAACCCGAACCTTCTCTTCAACATGTGTGGATTTGAGTGTCGCATCTTGCCCAAATGCCGCACCAGTTATGAGGAGTTCACTCACAAGGATGGAGTGTGGAACCTACAGAATGAG GTAACCAAGGAAAGGACAGCGCAGTGTTTCCTGCGCGTGGATGATGAATCAATGCAGAGGTTCCATAACAGAGTGCGACAGATTCTCATGGCCTCTGGATCCACCACTTTCACCAAG ATCGTTAACAAGTGGAACACGGCTCTGATTGGTCTGATGACCTATTTCCGTGAGGCTGTCGTTAACACTCAGGAGTTGCTGGACCTTTTGGTCAAATGTGAAAATAAGATCCAGACCCGTATCAAGATTGGTCTGAACTCCAAAATGCCTAGCCGTTTCCCTCCGGTTGTCTTTTACACTCCCAAAGAGTTAGGAGGTCTGGGCATGCTTTCTATGGGTCATGTGCTCATCCCACAGTCTGACCTGAG GTGGTCCAAACAGACAGATGTGGGCATCACTCACTTCCGTTCTGGTATGAGTCATGAGGAGGATCAGCTGATTCCCAATCTGTATCGCTACATTCAGCCATGGGAGAGTGAGTTCATCGACTCTCAGAGAGTCTGGGCTGAATATGCTCTCAAGAGACAGGAGGCCATCGCCCAGAACAG GCGTTTGACTCTTGAGGATTTGGAGGATTCCTGGGACAGAGGTATTCCTCGTATCAACACCTTGTTCCAGAAAGACAGGCACACACTGGCCTATGACAAGGGCTGGAGAGTCAGAACAGACTTCAAGCAGTATCAG GTGCTAAAGCAAAATCCATTCTGGTGGACTCACCAGAGACACGATGGTAAACTGTGGAATCTAAACAACTACCGCACAGACATGATCCAAGCACTAGGAGGAGTGGAAGGAATTTTGGAACACACTCTGTTCAAGGGTACATACTTTCCCACCTGGGAGGGTCTGTTCTG GGAGAAAGCCAGTGGTTTTGAGGAGTCCATGAAATGGAAGAAGCTGACCAATGCCCAGAGATCTGGTCTGAACCAGATCCCCAATCGACGATTCACTTTGTGGTGGTCTCCCACGATCAACAGAGCAAAT GTATATGTGGGTTTCCAGGTGCAGTTGGATCTCACTGGAATCTTCATGCATGGCAAAATTCCCACCCTCAAGATCTCCTTGATCCAGATCTTCAGAGCTCACTTGTGGCAGAAGATTCATGAAAGCATTGTCATGGATCTGTGTCAG GTGTTTGACCAAGAACTGGATGCTCTGGAGATTGAAACCGTCCAGAAGGAAACCATCCATCCTAGGAAGTCTTATAAGATGAACTCCTCTTGTGCAGATATTCTGCTTTTTGCATCCTACAAGTGGAACGTCTCAAGACCATCACTGCTTGCTGACTCCAA GGATGTTATGGACAGCACCACCACTCAGAAGTACTGGATTGACATTCAGCTCAGATGGGGAGACTATGACTCCCATGACATTGAGAGATATGCCAGGGCCAAGTTTCTGGACTACACCACAGATAACATGAGTATCTACCCATCCCCTACTGGGGTGCTCATTGCCATTGATCTGGCATACAATCTGCACAG TGCCTATGGAAATTGGTTTCCTGGCAGCAAGCCTCTGATCCAGCAGGCCATGGCTAAAATCATGAAAGCCAACCCTGCCTTGTACGTGCTGAGGGAGCGCATCCGCAAGGGTCTGCAACTGTACTCCTCCGAGCCCACTGAGCCCTACCTGTCCTCACAGAATTACGGAGAGCTCTTCTCCAATCAGATCATCTGGTTTGTGGATGACACCAATGTGTACAGAGTCACCATCCACAAA ACATTTGAGGGCAACTTGACCACAAAACCCATTAATGGGGCCATTTTCATCTTTAATCCAAGAACAGGACAACTCTTCTTAAAGATCATTCACACATCTGTATGGGCTGGACAGAAGCGTCTGGGACAG CTGGCCAAGTGGAAAACTGCTGAGGAAGTGGCTGCTCTTATTCGATCACTGCCTGTTGAAGAGCAGCCCAAGCAGATCATTGTAACCAGGAAGGGCATGTTGGATCCTCTTGAG GTACACTTGTTGGATTTCCCCAACATTGTCATCAAAGGCTCTGAGCTGCAGCTGCCCTTCCAGGCTTGTCTAAAAGTGGAGAAGTTTGGGGACCTCATTCTGAAGGCCACTGAGCCGCAGATGGTCCTGTTCAATCTGTACGATGACTGGCTGAAGACCATTTCTTCTTACACT GCCTTCTCGCGTCTGATCTTGATCCTGAGAGCCCTTCATGTGAACAATGACCGTGCAAAGGTGATCCTGAAGCCTGACAAAACCACCATCACTGAGCCGCATCATATCTGGCCCACTCTGACCGATGAGGAGTGGATCAAGGTGGAGGTGCAGCTCAAAGATCTCATCTTGGCTGACTATGGTAAAAAGAACAA TGTGAATGTGGCTTCTCTGACACAGTCTGAGATCAGGGATATCATCCTGGGTATGGAGATCTCTGCTCCCTCTCAGCAGAGGCAGCAGATTGCCGAGATCGAGAAGCAGACTAAAGAGCAGTCTCAGCTAACAGCCACACAGACTCGCACCGTTAACAAACATGGTGATGAAATCATTACCTCCACCACCAGCAACTATGAAACACAAACTTTCTCCTCAAAGACTGAATGGAGAGTCAG GGCGATCTCTGCGGCCAACTTGCATTTGCGTACCAACCACATCTACGTGTCATCTGATGACATTAAAGAAACTGGATACACGTACATTCTGCCTAAGAACGTACTGAAGAAGTTCATCTGTATCTCTGACTTGCGTGCTCAA attgCTGGTTATCTGTATGGCACAAGTCCTCCAGATAACCCACAGGTGAAAGAAATTCGCTGCATTGTGATGGTGCCACAATGGGGCACCCATCAAACTGTTCATCTGCCCAATCAGCTGCCACAGCATGAGTATCTCAAG GAAATGGAGCCACTTGGTTGGATCCACACCCAGCCCAATGAATCGCCTCAGTTGTCTCCACAGGATGTCACCACACATGCTAAAGTCATGGCTGATAATCCATCCTGGGATGGCGAGAAGACCATCATTATTACCTGCAG TTTTACTCCAGGATCTTGTACACTGACTGCTTATAAGCTGACCCCTAGCGGATATGAATGGGGCAGGCAGAACACAGATAAAGGGAACAACCCCAAGGGTTACCTGCCATCTCACTATGAAAGGGTGCAGATGCTGTTGTCTGATCGCTTCCTTGGCTTCTTCATGGTGCCTGGCCAAGTGTCTTGGAACTACAACTTCATGG GTGTTCGACATGACCCCAATATGAAATACGAGCTGCAGCTGTCTAACCCAAAAGAGTTTTATCACGAGGTACACCGGCCTTCTCACTTCCTCAATTTTGCATCACTGCAGGAGGGTGAGATCTACAACGCTGACCGTGAGGATATGTACGCTTAG